The genomic region CATATCAAGTCAATATTGTATATACCATTGTATAGGGGAGGATTAATCTTAAAATATGTGAATTCAATCCACATTAGATCTATAAATATACAAATCTTGAGACAAATTTCAAACTAGAACAACATTCATCTAGTATCAAGAAAATTAAGTTATATCCTGTCATAAATCTTACAACTAACTAGGGGAAGAGCACAAATAGCTATTATAGTTCCAATAATTTCTCACTCCCTATGCACCGAATCCCCCAAATACcaactttaaataaataaaaaaaatgacaattgAAAGCTCATCAATAAATTTTACAGGTACCAATAGCCACCtactttttagcatttttggatcataattggCTCATTTACACATGAGTATGGGTGCATTTATGCATGactactagggcatttgtgcataaaTATTGACAATTTAAAGTGCacagttattggggcatctttaagtaggtttCAAACGACACTTTGACATGTGTATTTTTTGACATTTGCATGTATAACGGATCTCACAACATGTATCATTACTACCCAAAAACTAAAActatagctataagcagttaattCACACACAAAGCTAACAAATAAAAACCGTTGAAATCTGATATACCCTTTAAGATAtgtgggtgcacaaagttagctataacaactacTAATATGCTTCCTCTATATCTATCCCTTTTCCTtcaatttctaaaaataaaatttgattattcaaatatttatttaattgttcgaCTCTTGATAACATTTAATTGGTTAAACTTGGTTACATATGGGCAAAGCGCATGAAAACATTAAGAAAAACAATGACCATAAGATCTTTCTAGAAGGTCGATGATGAGATGGGAAAGGcaagtaaataaaaaataaaaaaacaaaacaaaagctaAAAAAAAGCAAACGCTCTAACATGTAACTCCTTAATTTATAGAGAATCCTTAAATTGCATGCTTTGTGCACTCTATGCAATAATTTAACTAATGCAACAGGATGTTAGGTTGGGTCCCATGGAGGAGGGCTTCCTTCACAATAGAGCCAGGGCTCTAAGAATTTTAAGGAAAATTTTAAACATGGCGGTTCCATGAATTTTTTGTACAAACAACTTAAAAGTTTGAACTACTAATTTTAAGGAAGTTTGAGCAttaaaaaagataaaattaattaaataaatgtcattttccctcttcatttgattttggtgGGAAATCGAATGTGCAGATTATTGACAATTGGCAAACAAAGTTCATAAGCTGTGGGGCAATTTCTAGCTCCACCTTTTTTTTACCCActtcctaaaaagtaggggctcctTTTTTGGGgggaaagattccaaataatccccAAGGAAAAAAAAATTGCTCGTACCATTTCTCCCTTAAAAATAGAACCTAAGCCTCTCCCATAGAACCCCAACCTACAAGATGTTATACTACTTATTACCGCTCCCTTCACCATAATTCAGTTTATGGGGTGGCTAACATTGTATTTATATTCCTGCAATCATTGTAATTGTAATACAAGAGAATTTCATTCCGTTCAGGTCTATTTTTTTAGCTCTGTTTTTCTGTGTTCTATCATGTGCAAGTTTTGTTTCTATTCTTCTAGTTAGATCTCTGCGCAGCTGCAGCTGCAAAATTTTACAAGACGGGCATCGGTAACCTGGCACAATTATAAACCTAAAACGAGGGCTTGCTCTGTTTGATCTGCACATTCAACGATGGCAACCATGACGGCTTCTGCTTCACTACAGTTTATTATTGTTTTCTTTATGGCATCTTTCTCCATGATTTTTTGTCAGGCTGTTGAGAATCCCGTAGGCGGAATATGCAACAACAGTACTGATAACAGCACTGTGTGCCAAGGAACAAAAGGGCTTAAAATCTCACATATTGTAGAGGAGGAACCGGAACCGATCACGTCTCCAGGTGAAACTTCCCCATCTACTCCTACCACAACAGGAGGGACACCGAAAACTGCTGGATCATCTCCTACCATAATTATTGCTGGATCATCTGCTAATAGTAAGAGTATGGCGTCCACATTTATTGTTGCTCGCCCATCTTTCCAGGCTGTGGCTCTGGTATTCACAGTcacatcttttcttttctttgtcttcaGTGTTTGAAAGGGTTTGGCATTAGGGTTATCCGTATTTTTCACAGAAGCGCTGTTGTAATTACATCAGAGATCATTCCGTCTTTCATTTCCTTTTATTTGAGATTAGGGTTTATTAGGGTTATCTGGCATTAGGGTTATTTCCTTTTGTTTGACATTAGGGTTATCTGTATTTTTCGCTGAAGCGCGGTTGTAATTACAGCAGGGCTCGTCCCCTGTTTTTTTAAAGATGCTGAAAGTGATGGGGCAAATTTTCATTTCCTT from Cryptomeria japonica chromosome 3, Sugi_1.0, whole genome shotgun sequence harbors:
- the LOC131042321 gene encoding uncharacterized protein LOC131042321, yielding MATMTASASLQFIIVFFMASFSMIFCQAVENPVGGICNNSTDNSTVCQGTKGLKISHIVEEEPEPITSPGETSPSTPTTTGGTPKTAGSSPTIIIAGSSANSKSMASTFIVARPSFQAVALVFTVTSFLFFVFSV